A stretch of Vibrio maritimus DNA encodes these proteins:
- a CDS encoding NnrS family protein: MLNIVDKKAEEAIPAWLRLGFRPFFLLGSVYAIFAVVAWVIMFQTGQPDALKVPALWWHAHEMIFGFAMAIVVGFVLTAVQTWTGINGTKHYRLLILVGLWVATRILFWTPVPLWLTSSIESLFIALAAYEVGFRVYRSKGWRNLFFVPLFLLAIFANFASYATIKGMPPFSSSAVWQAMLWWFTILLSVMGGRVIPFFAARRFQYEKPQPIVWLEWLSTLPLMMLFVLSFFPLSLATLGKPLMLIAGALQLARWIRWKPWLTLSEPLVWSLMLTYLCLPLSLLYRGILTDAFAAHAMLHLFAVGALGGLVLAMISRVTMGHTGRAIYEGPNMTLAFGAIILAAVVRSVGVPLWPQHMFTMVDISAGLWAFAFAMYVYHFGKMLVTPRADGHPG; this comes from the coding sequence ATGTTAAATATCGTCGATAAAAAAGCCGAAGAAGCGATTCCTGCTTGGCTTAGGTTGGGCTTTCGTCCATTTTTCTTACTCGGTAGCGTTTACGCTATTTTTGCAGTTGTGGCTTGGGTCATTATGTTCCAAACCGGTCAACCTGATGCACTCAAGGTGCCGGCGTTGTGGTGGCACGCACACGAAATGATTTTTGGTTTCGCGATGGCAATAGTGGTGGGGTTTGTACTTACTGCAGTGCAAACTTGGACGGGTATTAATGGAACTAAGCATTATCGTTTGTTAATTTTGGTGGGGCTATGGGTTGCCACTCGTATCTTGTTTTGGACGCCTGTGCCTTTGTGGTTAACCTCAAGTATTGAATCTCTGTTCATTGCTTTGGCCGCCTATGAGGTTGGCTTTCGTGTGTATCGCTCAAAAGGGTGGCGCAATCTGTTCTTTGTTCCTCTTTTTTTATTGGCGATTTTTGCGAACTTCGCGAGCTATGCAACGATCAAAGGCATGCCTCCATTTAGCTCCAGCGCGGTATGGCAAGCGATGTTGTGGTGGTTTACTATCTTGTTGTCAGTGATGGGAGGGCGAGTTATTCCGTTCTTTGCTGCCCGTCGTTTTCAGTATGAAAAGCCACAGCCCATTGTATGGCTCGAATGGCTATCGACCTTGCCGTTGATGATGCTGTTTGTGCTGAGCTTCTTCCCGCTGTCGCTAGCCACTCTAGGGAAACCTTTAATGTTGATTGCTGGGGCGTTGCAATTGGCTCGTTGGATCCGCTGGAAACCTTGGTTAACCTTATCTGAGCCTTTGGTATGGTCGTTAATGCTAACCTACTTATGCTTGCCATTGAGCTTGTTATACCGTGGTATTCTCACTGACGCTTTCGCGGCTCACGCGATGCTTCATTTGTTTGCGGTAGGGGCCTTAGGTGGTCTTGTGCTTGCTATGATAAGTCGCGTCACTATGGGTCATACTGGAAGAGCAATCTACGAAGGTCCAAACATGACACTGGCGTTTGGCGCTATCATCTTGGCAGCGGTCGTGCGCAGTGTCGGAGTCCCGCTTTGGCCTCAACACATGTTTACCATGGTGGATATTAGCGCCGGTCTATGGGCGTTTGCGTTTGCTATGTATGTGTATCACTTTGGCAAAATGCTCGTGACACCAAGGGCGGATGGACATCCAGGCTAG
- a CDS encoding LysR family transcriptional regulator — translation MNEMGRGKLDWKRIDLNLLIVFYHLYQTRSVSVAAQNCFVSQSAMSHSLAKLRELCGDKLFERKSHQMVPTERASELFPTVEQILSLVQHKVLPKTVFDPNEYRGVCKIGLTDYAEFIFGPVIYDAILTDAPHSKVSFVNVNRNNYKSISEQESLDMIIGSITELDEQFDGQTLYTEKHVCIYDQSQVPIEHVDIETFVSLPHCLVSPEGAFTSNVDKHLDAVGLTRSVTAVSRNFLTIGRLVSGRAMFAIVPEKMAQISLMQPHLTAVAPPVPVADFDIALIWRKQSQLSAKAKWLKEALYEAVLTSIRESSL, via the coding sequence ATGAATGAAATGGGACGAGGAAAATTAGATTGGAAGCGGATAGATCTCAACTTGTTGATTGTGTTCTATCACCTATATCAGACCCGCAGTGTCTCTGTCGCCGCGCAGAACTGTTTCGTTAGTCAGTCTGCAATGAGCCATAGTCTCGCTAAACTTAGAGAACTGTGTGGCGATAAGCTGTTTGAAAGAAAGTCGCACCAAATGGTGCCGACAGAGCGTGCGAGTGAGCTCTTTCCAACCGTAGAGCAGATCCTTAGCTTGGTTCAACATAAGGTCTTGCCAAAGACGGTATTTGATCCCAATGAGTATCGAGGCGTCTGTAAGATAGGTCTGACCGACTACGCTGAGTTTATTTTTGGTCCGGTGATTTACGATGCCATCCTAACCGATGCCCCTCATTCAAAGGTTAGCTTCGTCAACGTGAATCGCAATAATTATAAGTCGATCAGTGAGCAAGAAAGTCTAGATATGATCATCGGCAGCATTACTGAATTGGATGAGCAGTTCGATGGACAAACGTTATATACAGAAAAACACGTTTGTATCTATGACCAATCTCAGGTGCCCATTGAGCATGTTGATATCGAAACCTTCGTCTCTCTGCCGCACTGTTTGGTCAGTCCTGAGGGAGCCTTTACCAGCAATGTAGACAAACACTTGGATGCCGTAGGACTGACTCGCTCGGTAACCGCAGTGTCTCGCAATTTCCTCACCATCGGACGCTTGGTAAGTGGGCGTGCAATGTTTGCCATTGTTCCTGAAAAAATGGCGCAGATTAGCCTTATGCAGCCACACCTTACTGCCGTTGCTCCGCCAGTACCTGTTGCCGACTTCGACATCGCATTGATTTGGAGAAAGCAATCACAGTTGAGTGCAAAAGCTAAGTGGCTCAAAGAGGCCCTTTATGAAGCGGTGTTGACGTCAATTAGGGAGAGCAGTTTGTAG
- the nagC gene encoding DNA-binding transcriptional regulator NagC, translating into MNGGQIGNVDLVKQLNSAAVYRLIDQQGPISRIQVADVSQLAPASVTKITRQLLERGLIKEVAQQASTGGRRAISLTTAVEPFHSVAVRLGRDYISFSLYDLGGKELAFAHKELYYTNQNELSEGLITEIREFLKQHSPKIDQLIAIGVTLPGLVNPTTGVVEYMPNTDIDKLELADLVKQQFKVECFVGNDVRGLALAEHYFGASRDCQDSILVSVHRGTGAGIIVNGQVFLGHNRNVGEIGHIQIDPLGEQCQCGNFGCLETVAANPAIVKRVRTLIEQGYESTLALKEHITIEDVCSHALNGDELAKQSLVRVGNQLGKAIAITINLFNPQKVIIAGDITMAKDILFPAIRRNVENQSLTTFHSDLPIVASEIDKQPTMGAFAMIKRAMLNGVLLQKLLED; encoded by the coding sequence ATGAATGGCGGACAAATAGGTAACGTAGATTTAGTAAAACAACTCAATAGCGCAGCGGTTTACCGTTTGATAGACCAGCAAGGTCCTATCTCGCGCATTCAAGTTGCAGACGTCAGCCAACTGGCTCCTGCAAGTGTTACCAAAATTACCCGCCAATTGCTCGAACGCGGCCTTATTAAAGAGGTCGCTCAGCAAGCTTCAACCGGTGGCCGACGTGCGATATCGTTGACCACTGCTGTCGAACCCTTCCACTCCGTTGCAGTCCGCTTAGGCCGTGATTACATCTCTTTCTCACTTTATGACTTGGGTGGTAAAGAACTCGCTTTTGCCCATAAAGAGCTTTACTACACCAATCAAAACGAGCTGAGTGAAGGCTTAATCACTGAAATCCGTGAGTTCCTTAAACAACACAGCCCGAAGATCGATCAGCTTATTGCTATTGGCGTTACCCTGCCAGGTTTGGTCAACCCAACTACGGGCGTTGTAGAATACATGCCAAACACCGATATCGACAAACTCGAGCTTGCAGATCTTGTGAAGCAGCAGTTTAAGGTAGAGTGTTTCGTTGGCAATGACGTTCGTGGCCTAGCACTCGCTGAACACTATTTTGGTGCCAGCCGTGATTGCCAAGATTCAATTCTAGTTAGCGTTCACCGAGGCACTGGTGCCGGCATTATTGTCAACGGTCAGGTTTTCTTAGGGCACAACCGTAACGTTGGTGAGATTGGTCATATCCAAATCGATCCACTTGGCGAGCAGTGTCAATGTGGCAACTTTGGTTGTCTAGAGACCGTAGCGGCTAACCCAGCCATCGTTAAGCGAGTTCGCACCCTCATCGAACAAGGCTATGAGTCAACGCTGGCACTCAAAGAGCACATCACTATAGAAGATGTCTGCTCTCACGCACTCAATGGTGACGAACTGGCGAAACAGAGCTTAGTTCGCGTGGGTAATCAATTAGGTAAAGCGATTGCGATTACTATTAACCTATTCAACCCACAAAAAGTCATCATCGCTGGCGATATTACCATGGCGAAAGACATCCTTTTCCCTGCAATCCGCCGCAATGTCGAGAATCAATCGCTAACCACCTTCCATAGCGATCTACCCATTGTTGCCTCAGAGATAGACAAGCAGCCAACCATGGGTGCTTTCGCGATGATCAAGAGAGCAATGCTCAACGGCGTTTTGTTACAAAAACTACTTGAAGATTGA
- the chrA gene encoding chromate efflux transporter, which translates to MFAIFKIFFALGWVSFGGPAAHIGYFRNTFVEKLKWLSDNDYAQIVALSQFLPGPGSSQVGFAVGYQRAGLGGGIMAFLGFTLPSVILMLALAVLSSQLTESSVFQNIVHGLKLLAVLVVADAAWGMYKNFCKSTLTVSLCIGTAIALLVFQGIATQIIVLIIAALVGTRYLATGNNDSPAGSLSFSVMPLVSFFALLVALPLLGHFSPSLQLFADFYQAGSLVFGGGHVVLPLLQNIVGDQLTQDAFLTGYAAAQAVPGPMFTFATYIGYELMPTAPIVGAIIATLGVFVPGFLLLVGVLKNWQQLASIPAVSGALMGVNAAVVGLLLSALYQPVFVSAVVSSLDLAWVLLGALLMKQFKLPIVWMVIYFACAGLIAPSLANLI; encoded by the coding sequence TTGTTTGCCATCTTTAAGATCTTTTTTGCCCTTGGCTGGGTAAGCTTCGGTGGACCTGCTGCACACATTGGTTACTTTAGAAATACCTTTGTTGAAAAGCTCAAATGGCTCAGTGATAACGACTACGCACAAATCGTTGCCCTCAGCCAGTTCTTACCAGGACCAGGCTCAAGTCAAGTGGGCTTTGCTGTGGGTTATCAGCGCGCCGGTCTTGGCGGCGGCATCATGGCCTTTCTTGGCTTTACACTGCCCTCAGTTATTCTCATGTTGGCACTGGCAGTATTGAGCAGCCAATTAACCGAGTCGAGCGTATTCCAAAACATCGTCCATGGCTTGAAGCTACTTGCTGTACTGGTCGTGGCTGACGCGGCTTGGGGAATGTATAAAAACTTCTGCAAGTCTACGCTTACCGTGTCTTTGTGCATCGGGACAGCCATTGCACTGTTGGTCTTCCAGGGTATTGCCACGCAAATCATCGTGCTAATTATCGCAGCTCTTGTAGGTACTCGCTATCTAGCGACTGGCAACAATGATTCCCCTGCAGGCTCACTTTCTTTCTCGGTAATGCCATTAGTTAGCTTTTTTGCTTTGCTTGTTGCTCTGCCGCTACTTGGACACTTTTCGCCGTCACTGCAACTGTTCGCGGACTTCTACCAGGCAGGTAGCTTAGTGTTTGGTGGTGGTCATGTGGTTCTACCGTTACTTCAAAATATTGTTGGTGACCAATTAACTCAAGATGCATTCCTGACAGGCTACGCGGCGGCGCAAGCGGTTCCAGGGCCGATGTTTACCTTCGCCACCTATATTGGTTATGAGCTTATGCCAACGGCACCTATTGTGGGCGCCATCATCGCCACTCTTGGCGTTTTCGTTCCAGGCTTTCTATTGCTGGTAGGCGTTCTTAAGAATTGGCAACAGCTCGCAAGCATTCCAGCGGTTTCAGGGGCTCTCATGGGGGTCAACGCTGCGGTGGTTGGTCTACTACTCTCTGCCCTGTACCAACCCGTTTTCGTCAGCGCTGTGGTCTCTTCGCTTGACTTAGCCTGGGTTCTATTGGGCGCCTTACTGATGAAACAGTTTAAACTGCCTATTGTGTGGATGGTCATCTATTTTGCGTGTGCTGGCCTGATTGCTCCGAGCCTAGCAAATTTAATCTAA
- a CDS encoding MATE family efflux transporter, whose amino-acid sequence MSNSVSSLNKRMNIVALTWPIFIEVLLRTALNTTDVFMLSGYSDQAVSAVGVITQISFFLIVVSMMVSSGTGILIAQYNGASKFSESAQTGVASILLALGLGAILSLSLLVGAEHFIALFGLEEQVAAYGYDYLIISGSMTFNVTLGIVLTTILRSHGFSRSPMVINLIAGVINIFGNYVALYQPFGLPVFGVSGVATATVVSQVIGTLLMILAVRGKRIDLPFETWRAIPSTLYKKIMKIGMMNAGEILSYNMAQMTIVYFVVQMGTASLAAFTYAQNITRVSFAFALALGQAGQIQTSYFIGKGWADDILGRIQKYYLVGLAASTGIVITLFLFRYPLIDLFTQDPEIVTLVAMLIGGSIFVESGRVSNLIFIAALKGAGDIKFPVKMGILSMWGIAVVFAYLLGLHWGFGILGAWIAIGMDEWLRGLVMIHRWRSKVWTRFALT is encoded by the coding sequence ATGTCTAACAGTGTTTCATCGCTCAACAAGCGAATGAACATCGTCGCGCTGACGTGGCCCATTTTTATCGAAGTCTTACTGCGCACCGCTCTCAATACTACCGATGTGTTTATGCTCAGTGGCTATTCTGATCAAGCGGTTTCCGCGGTCGGTGTGATCACCCAGATCAGCTTTTTTCTTATCGTCGTGTCCATGATGGTCAGCAGTGGCACAGGCATTCTCATCGCTCAATACAATGGCGCATCGAAATTTTCTGAATCCGCACAAACGGGGGTCGCGAGCATTCTATTGGCTCTTGGTTTAGGTGCTATTTTGAGCCTATCGCTGCTTGTGGGTGCTGAGCATTTTATTGCGCTGTTTGGATTAGAAGAACAAGTTGCAGCCTATGGTTACGACTATCTCATCATCAGCGGCTCAATGACCTTCAACGTCACTCTTGGTATCGTACTGACCACTATATTGAGAAGCCATGGCTTTTCGCGCTCTCCTATGGTCATTAACTTAATTGCGGGCGTTATTAATATATTCGGTAACTATGTCGCGCTCTATCAGCCATTTGGCTTACCTGTATTCGGTGTCAGTGGCGTAGCAACGGCAACCGTAGTGAGCCAAGTGATCGGCACACTATTAATGATATTAGCAGTACGTGGAAAACGCATTGACCTGCCATTCGAGACCTGGCGAGCTATCCCAAGCACACTCTACAAAAAGATCATGAAGATCGGCATGATGAATGCCGGAGAGATCCTGTCCTATAACATGGCGCAGATGACGATTGTCTACTTTGTCGTGCAGATGGGCACCGCATCATTGGCGGCATTTACCTATGCTCAGAACATCACGCGCGTTTCTTTTGCCTTTGCACTTGCTCTAGGTCAGGCAGGGCAGATTCAAACGAGCTACTTTATCGGTAAAGGCTGGGCTGATGACATACTGGGTCGCATCCAGAAATACTACCTAGTGGGTCTTGCGGCATCGACAGGCATAGTGATTACGCTGTTCTTGTTCCGATATCCACTTATCGATCTGTTCACCCAAGACCCGGAAATCGTCACACTTGTCGCGATGCTCATTGGTGGTTCTATTTTTGTTGAGTCAGGTCGAGTCTCTAATCTCATTTTCATCGCCGCTCTGAAAGGTGCTGGCGATATCAAGTTCCCTGTAAAAATGGGGATCTTGAGTATGTGGGGCATTGCTGTTGTCTTCGCCTACTTGCTTGGTCTGCATTGGGGCTTTGGTATCTTGGGCGCCTGGATAGCCATAGGTATGGATGAGTGGCTGCGCGGATTGGTTATGATTCATCGTTGGCGATCCAAAGTGTGGACTCGCTTTGCCCTGACTTAA
- the asnB gene encoding asparagine synthase B: MCSVFGILDIKSDAAALRPIALEMSKKLRHRGPDWSGIYASDKAILAHERLAIVGLNSGAQPLYSQDKKHILAVNGEIYNHKEIRARYEGKYEFQTDSDCEVILALYEDMGADLLEELNGIFAFVLYDEEKDEYLVGRDHIGIIPLYQGYDEHGNYYVASEMKALVPVCKTISEFPPGCYYGSKDAEPQRYYIRDWNEYAAVQGNTTSKEELTEALEAAVKRQLMTDVPYGVLLSGGLDSSITSAVAKRFAAMRIEDDEQSAAWWPQLHSFAVGLEGAPDLKAAREVADQIGTVHHEMTYTIQEGLDAIRDVIYHIETYDVTTIRASTPMFLMGRKIKAMGIKMVLSGEGADEIFGGYLYFHKAPNAKEFHEETVRKLLALNMFDCARANKSLAAWGVEGRVPFLDKEFIDVAMRLNPEDKMCGNGKMEKHILRECFEHYLPESIAWRQKEQFSDGVGYSWIDTLKEVAEAKITDQQMETAAFRFPYNTPTTKEGYAYREIFEELFPLESAAKCVPGGPSVACSSAKAIEWDESFQNCVDPSGRAVQAVHNDAY, encoded by the coding sequence ATGTGTTCAGTATTTGGCATTTTAGACATTAAAAGTGATGCAGCCGCTCTACGCCCAATCGCGTTAGAAATGTCTAAAAAGCTTCGCCACCGTGGTCCTGATTGGTCAGGTATCTATGCTTCAGATAAAGCAATTCTTGCGCATGAGCGCCTAGCTATCGTTGGTCTTAATAGTGGTGCGCAGCCACTTTACAGCCAAGATAAAAAACACATCCTTGCAGTAAATGGTGAAATCTATAACCACAAAGAAATTCGTGCTCGCTACGAAGGTAAATACGAGTTCCAAACGGATTCTGACTGTGAAGTTATTCTAGCGCTCTATGAAGATATGGGTGCAGATCTGCTTGAAGAGCTAAACGGTATCTTCGCATTCGTACTGTACGATGAAGAAAAAGATGAGTACCTAGTGGGCCGTGACCATATCGGTATCATCCCACTTTACCAAGGCTATGACGAGCATGGTAACTACTACGTTGCTTCAGAAATGAAAGCACTGGTACCAGTTTGTAAAACCATTAGTGAGTTCCCTCCTGGTTGTTATTACGGTTCTAAAGATGCAGAACCTCAGCGTTACTACATCCGTGACTGGAACGAATATGCAGCAGTTCAAGGTAACACCACCAGCAAAGAAGAGCTGACGGAAGCCCTTGAAGCGGCGGTTAAGCGCCAGCTTATGACTGACGTACCTTATGGTGTGTTGTTATCTGGCGGCCTAGATTCTTCTATCACCTCAGCGGTTGCAAAACGCTTTGCGGCAATGCGTATTGAAGACGATGAGCAGTCTGCAGCATGGTGGCCACAGCTTCACTCATTCGCAGTGGGTCTTGAGGGTGCTCCAGATCTTAAAGCAGCTCGTGAAGTTGCCGATCAAATCGGTACCGTTCACCATGAGATGACCTACACAATCCAAGAAGGTTTGGATGCGATTCGTGATGTTATCTATCATATTGAAACCTATGACGTCACCACCATCCGCGCCTCAACACCAATGTTCTTAATGGGTCGTAAGATCAAAGCGATGGGCATTAAGATGGTGCTATCTGGCGAAGGTGCTGACGAGATCTTTGGCGGCTACCTTTACTTCCACAAAGCGCCAAACGCGAAAGAGTTCCACGAAGAGACTGTGCGTAAACTACTCGCACTGAACATGTTTGACTGTGCTCGTGCCAACAAGTCGCTTGCAGCTTGGGGGGTAGAAGGTCGCGTTCCATTCCTAGATAAAGAATTTATCGACGTGGCTATGCGCCTGAACCCAGAAGATAAGATGTGTGGTAACGGTAAGATGGAAAAACACATTCTTCGTGAGTGTTTTGAGCATTACCTACCAGAATCAATCGCATGGCGTCAAAAAGAGCAATTCTCTGATGGCGTTGGCTACAGCTGGATTGACACGCTAAAAGAAGTGGCTGAAGCTAAGATCACTGATCAACAAATGGAAACCGCGGCATTCCGCTTCCCATACAACACACCAACAACGAAAGAAGGTTATGCATACCGTGAAATCTTTGAAGAGTTGTTCCCGCTAGAGTCAGCAGCGAAGTGTGTACCGGGTGGTCCATCTGTCGCTTGTTCTTCAGCGAAAGCAATTGAATGGGATGAGTCATTCCAAAACTGTGTTGACCCATCGGGCCGTGCAGTTCAAGCTGTTCACAACGACGCTTACTAA
- a CDS encoding cation:proton antiporter family protein, which yields MELILITVAFIAGFLALKCQLPPLVGFLLAGFLLHNFGFESTSTITTLADLGVTLLLFTIGLKLDVKTLLSKEIWAGATVHNLLSTLLFALLLLGLKFLGVTSLATLGIDQLILLGFALSFSSTVFAVKTLQEKGEMNATYGTLAIGILVMQDIFAVIFLTASTGKFPEWYAIALFGLPLLRPIMFKLLDKAGHGEMLVLSGIFFALVMGAGLFELVGMKPDLGALILGMLLASHRKASELSKSLFNLKELFLVCFFLNIGLADEPTMQGFILGVLLLLLLPLKGILYFVVINAFKFRVRTCLLTTLTLFNFSEFGLIVGGLAYKLGWISGDILVALAISVSLSFIISAPLNRVGHSIYLRSAKWLKEQAAEKINTRDQFINPGEAQVLILGMGRIGSGAYDELYERYGKVSLGVEVREEAAADHQAKGRNVIAGDATDPDFWERILDTAHVKLVLLAMPHHQGNQTALELLQKKQFKGQVAAIAAYPDQLAELEEMGVNAAFNIYSEAGSGFARHVCDQLQPNLK from the coding sequence ATGGAACTGATTCTAATCACCGTCGCCTTTATTGCAGGCTTTCTCGCTCTCAAATGCCAATTGCCCCCTTTAGTCGGCTTTTTGCTCGCAGGCTTCTTGCTGCATAACTTTGGCTTTGAATCAACGTCGACCATCACCACCCTGGCAGACCTTGGGGTCACCTTGCTGCTATTTACCATCGGTCTTAAGCTCGACGTTAAAACACTGCTGTCCAAGGAAATCTGGGCCGGCGCGACCGTCCACAATCTACTTTCTACCCTACTCTTTGCCTTACTACTTCTGGGACTAAAATTCCTTGGCGTGACCAGTTTGGCAACGCTAGGCATCGATCAACTGATATTGCTTGGCTTTGCTCTCTCTTTCTCCAGTACTGTTTTTGCGGTGAAGACACTACAAGAAAAAGGGGAAATGAATGCCACCTACGGCACACTGGCGATCGGTATCCTGGTTATGCAGGATATCTTTGCGGTTATCTTCTTGACCGCATCGACAGGTAAGTTCCCTGAATGGTACGCCATCGCCCTCTTTGGTTTACCGCTATTGCGTCCAATTATGTTCAAGCTGCTCGACAAAGCGGGTCACGGGGAAATGCTAGTATTGAGTGGTATTTTCTTTGCTTTGGTCATGGGTGCCGGTCTATTTGAGCTAGTAGGCATGAAACCAGATCTTGGTGCACTTATACTTGGTATGCTGCTCGCTTCTCATCGCAAGGCGTCTGAGCTGTCTAAGTCACTCTTTAACCTCAAAGAGCTGTTCCTTGTCTGCTTCTTCCTGAATATAGGGTTAGCAGACGAGCCGACGATGCAAGGCTTTATCCTTGGCGTGTTGCTGCTTCTATTGCTACCGCTTAAAGGTATTCTTTACTTCGTGGTGATCAACGCGTTTAAATTCCGCGTCCGCACTTGCCTATTAACCACACTCACCCTATTCAACTTTAGTGAATTTGGATTGATTGTTGGCGGCCTTGCCTACAAGCTTGGCTGGATCTCAGGCGATATTTTGGTGGCATTAGCGATATCGGTATCGCTGTCATTTATTATTTCTGCCCCGCTCAACCGCGTGGGTCACAGTATCTATTTACGCTCAGCAAAATGGCTCAAGGAGCAAGCAGCAGAGAAAATTAATACACGAGATCAGTTTATCAACCCAGGAGAAGCACAGGTACTGATCCTAGGGATGGGAAGAATCGGTAGCGGAGCATACGATGAACTTTATGAACGCTATGGAAAGGTAAGCTTGGGAGTAGAAGTTCGCGAAGAGGCCGCCGCCGATCACCAAGCTAAAGGTCGAAATGTTATCGCTGGTGATGCGACTGACCCTGATTTTTGGGAACGCATCCTTGATACCGCCCATGTAAAGCTGGTTCTTCTGGCAATGCCACACCACCAAGGTAACCAAACGGCGCTAGAGCTACTTCAGAAAAAACAGTTCAAGGGACAAGTCGCAGCTATTGCTGCTTATCCAGATCAATTGGCGGAACTTGAAGAAATGGGTGTCAATGCTGCATTTAACATCTACAGCGAGGCAGGTAGTGGTTTTGCTCGCCATGTATGTGACCAACTGCAGCCGAATCTAAAGTAA